The following proteins are encoded in a genomic region of Diabrotica virgifera virgifera chromosome 1, PGI_DIABVI_V3a:
- the LOC114333130 gene encoding uncharacterized protein LOC114333130: MHCIKMKSIISVLLLVLCSTSIVFTYYVPPPMDYGLLRHSIPSYHHSTLSNYATRDGEAPLSDVFLYPPKVLLPSGPKPYGGWIGYHHMHSVPYKSKVINELPVELQGEPAKVKETNCVVKNGVTKCKNNLNLRQKHLLRSRECFVEDFVVTCIEV, from the exons ATGCATTGTATTAAGATGAAGTCGATAATTTCTGTCTTATTATTG gtgCTCTGTAGTACCTCTATAGTTTTCACCTACTATGTCCCGCCTCCAATGGACTATGGACTACTACGACATTCAATACCGTCATACCACCATTCAACACTCTCAAATTATGCAACCAGAGATGGGGAAGCCCCTTTGTCTGATGTCTTTCTGTATCCCCCAAAAGTTTTATTGCCTTCCGGTCCTAAGCCGTATGGTGGTTGGATTGGTTACCATCATATGCATTCAGTACCATACAAATCAAAAGTTATAAATGAACTCCCTGTAGAGTTACAAGGCGAACCGGCTAAAGTTAAGGAAACTAACTGTGTTGTTAAAAATGGCGTCACAAAGTGCAAAAACAACTTGAATCTGCGTCAAAAACACCTGTTAAGGTCACGTGAGTGTTTTGTTGAAGATTTTGTTGTAACGTGCATTGAggtataa